The Nocardioides sp. cx-173 genome segment CGCACACCGTCCTGGACATGCCGAACCTCTCCACCGACTCCAGCGCGGTCGCCGGGGTGCCGGAGCGGACGTTCAAGGAGTCCCTTGCCCGGGCGGCCTACGAGGAGGCCGGGATCGGCCCCGAGGACGTCGACGTCGCGGAGGTCTACGACCTGTCCACCGCGCTCGAGCTGGACTGGATCGAGGACCTCGCCCTGTGCCGGCGCGGCGAGGCCGAGGCCCTGCTGCGCGCCGGCGACACGACGGTCGGCGGCCGGATCCCGGTCAACCCGTCCGGCGGCCTCGCCTGCTTCGGCGAGGCCGTCCCCGCCCAGGCCCTGGCCCAGGTCTGCGAGCTCACCTGGCAGCTGCGCGGCCAGGCCACCGGCCGCCAGGTCGAGGGCGCCCGCGTCGGCATCACCGCCAACCAGGGCCTCTTCGGCCACGGCTCCTCGGTGATCCTCTCGACCTAGGTCGCGAGGCCCAGCTCGACCACGAGCTCCTCACGGAGCCGCTGGGCGGGCCTCCACCACGCGGGCACGGCGGTTCGCTCCCACGCTGCAACGGGGACCAGCCCGCGCGCCGCGAGGGTGGTCATCACGAGGCTCTCCGCTTCCGGATCGCGGGCGAACGCGAAGGGGTTGCGGTATCGCCCGTCCCGGAGCCGGGGGTACTTCGCATCGTCCTCGGCGATGAGGCGCAGGAGCTCGTGGCCACGTCCCTCGACGTAGGAGAGGTAGGCGCGGTCGAAGGGCCCCACCTGTCGCCTGGTGTCGGGGTCGTTGCGCACCCACTTGGACCAGTCGAAGCCGTAGAGGAAGTCGTGCAGGTACTGGAACCCGACGCTCGAGCTGCCGCCGTAGATCCGCATGATCCGCGTGTACAGCAGCTCGTAGCCCTGGATCAGCTCGATCGGGTCTCGCGCCGCGATCGCCTGCCGGAGCAGGCTCTCGGCGAGGTAGCCGAAGTCCCAGAAGATGTTGTTCGGGAAGTGTCGCGCCGACTCGACCACGATGCGCTCGAGCGAGGAGAGCAGCTGACCTGCCGTCCCCTCCTCGAGATGGGTGTCGGCGAGCCAGCGCGACGGGTCCTCGCACCGGGGTGCTCGCCGGGGGTCGAGGGTCCGCGGCTCCAGGCCGTGGTCGAGCAGGACAGCGTCAAGCCAAGGCACGGTGCTCTCTCCCCTCAGGCCCGGGGACGGGCGCATGCTTCGTGGACCTCGGTCAGCCAGCGCTCGAAGGAGTCGAGGCCGCGGGCCAGCTGCCGCATGGCCTCGGTCCCGATCGCCACGCCGTCCACGCCGGCGACGCCGCGGATCCGAGCCACGTCTCCCGCGCTCCGGATGCCGAAGCCGCAGAGGACGGTGGAATCGGGCGCGTGCCTCTTGATGCCCTCGACGGCCGACCGGATCACCGCGGTGGGCAGCATCGTGCCACCGGTCCGATCGGCGACCCCGAGGTAGATCAGGGCCGGAGCCTCGACGCTGCGCAGCTCGTCGCCCAGATCCCCGGACAGGGCGGAGACGAAGCGGACCAGGCCGGGTCGAGGCCCGACGCCGGATCGCACGGCGTGCTCGACCCTCACGTCGTCGGTCATGACGGCGTCGATCGCAGTGCCGAGCTCCTCGCCGGCGAAGGCGGCCGCGTCGCGCCCCCCGTCCGCGATGTGGATCAGCAGGTTGGGCCGGAACTGTGCATAGAACCGCAGCAACGCGGTGTCGGACAGTCCCAGCCCGGCGGACTCGTCGTGCGCCTCTCGGATCGTCCGGCTCACCGGCGAGTCCCGCCAACGGGCCACGGGAAGGCCGCACTCCACGACGTCGACGCGCCGTTCACGCAGCAGGTCGAATGCGCGCTCGGAGCGTGATCGGGAGGGGAAGCCGTGGACGAGGTAGACCGCCAGAGCCAGCCGACCAGTGTCGCCGGCGGCGCGGATCGCCTCGACGACGCCGAGGTTCGTCACGGTCGTCTCGAGGTGGCGGCGACCGCTCTTGCCAGCACTGCCGGATCGGCCAGGGTCGCGGGATGACGCAGCATGTAGGTCACGTCGTTGAATGCGCGCGTGACCTCGCCGTCGAGCAAGGTCGCGGCGGTGATCTGCTCCATGGCCCAGCGCTGCTGCCGTACGTCGTCGGGCACCTCGGTCCCCTTCTCCGCATCGAGGCGAGCGGCGTCGCCCCCGGCCGAGACCGCCCAGGCCGCGTCCACGACCACGCCCTGAAGCTCGAAGAACCGCCGAGCAGCCGTGCCGAGATCGGGCTCGCCCCCGAGGTAGAGCGCCAGGCAGGACGCATGCAGCGCGGCCGAGCTCATGCCCTGGCCGTAGATGGGGTTGAACGACGCGACCGCGTCGCCCACGCTGACCAGGCGCGCGGGGAAGTGGCTCGCCTGGGTGAAGTGGCGACGTCGGCTCTCGGCCTGGTGGTAGGTCACCACGTCGCGCGTGAGCGCTCCGGCAGTGGCCTCGGAGAAGACGCCGGGCAGCCCGGCGCAGGCGGCGCGGAACTCCTCGATCGTGCGCCCGGGCCGGCTCGCGCCGTAGCCCATCAGCATGACGAGCCACTGCTGGTCCTCGATCGCGTTCGCTGCGGCGACCGACACCCCGCCCGAGGGGTACTCGGGCGAGAAGAGCCCCAACGCGCCGGCTGTCGCCAGTTCCGCGAGCGTCACCGGCCGCTCGAACAGGGCTGTCGCGTAGTTGATGGGGGCTTCCAGCCGCTCGAGCTGCGGTTCGGTGTACCCGCTCGCCCTGAGCCAGCTCGACAGCCTGCTGGAGCGTCCCATGGCATCCACGACGAAGTCCGCTTCGAGCACCTCGGTGCTCCCATCGCCCCGGCCTCCCTCCGCGGCCGGGGCGTACTCGACGGCGCTGACCGCATCGTCGACGTACTGCAACCCGGTGGCCCGCCCCCGCACGACGGAGACGTGGGGAAGAGAGGTCACCCGGTCCCGGATCAGGGCCTCCAGGAGGGGCCGTCCGATCGCGAGCAGGTGATGGCCCGCACCGTCCGGCGCTTGACGCACGCCGTCGAAGGCGGTGACCGCCTGGTCCGGACCGACCAAGGAGGCGCCGCGGCTCTGTGCCTCCTCCGTGATGCCCGGAGCCCACCGCTCCAGCCACAGGTGGCCGGCCGGGAGCAGCGTGTGCACCTGCTGGTCCTGGGGGACTCCGGGACGCGAGCCCCCCGGCGCCAGGGGCTCGTCGGCCTCGATGACGACCACCCGGCGGGCGTGGTCGGAGAGCACCCGCGCGGCCAGGAGCCCCGCGATGCTGCCGCCGATCACGCAGGCCGTGTCCAGAAGCACGGACAGGTCTCCGTGCGGGTCTCCGGGCGGGCTGACCCGGACGATCTCTTCGAAGAGGGGGAGTGGGGACTCGGTCATGGAACCAGCTTCCGTCGGTGGAGGTCGCGTCCACGGTGGTCCGACCGGAGCCTCTGCGTCTTGTGCCAGCCGGTCGTCCGGTCGGTACCTCCGTGCCACGCCGGATCCGGAGCCGCTCGCACGCAGCTGCGTCCCTTCTCGACGCACGTAGCCTGTCGTGGTGGACCGTGCCGAGGGCATCGTGGGCTGGCGGGTCGGCGGTGCCTCGCGCCCCGTCCTCGACATCACGGTGCCCTATGCCGACGAGCGCCGGAACCAGGCATTGCTGAGGGAGTGGCGACGCCAGGCCGGCGCATCGTTCCCGGTGCCGCCGCTCAGGCTGCCGCGGCGCAGCGAAGGGTCCTATCGGGTCCGCATCCGCGCCTACGAGCTGCTCGACCTCCCGGTCCAGGACCAGTACAGCGACGCGGTCGCCGGGAGCACCGGAGGCGAGGGTGGGCACTACGGGGACGAGGTCGTCACCCACGTCACCCTCAGCGGGGAGTGGCGGTTCGCATCCCGGGGCCAGGAGTCCCGGGTGGGAGCCGGGATGCTGGCCGTGCGACGCAACGAGCGACCCTGGGACTTCGAGGTCGCCCGCGGGACGCGAGCGATCGCGGTGGTCCTGCCGGCCAGCGCGGTCCGGTTCCCGGCGGGGACGGACCTGGTCGCCACCGATCAGGCGGCTCCCGCCGCACGGCTGCTCCTCGCCCAGCTGCGTCTGTTCGCAGAGGTCTCGGGCGACCTCGGGCTCGCCGCCACGACGGCGGCACGCGACGCCACGGTCGAGCTGTTCCAGGGCCTGGTGAACGACCAGGTCAACGACGACGCGAGCTTCGCTCCGGCGCTTCTGGAAGCGGCCAAGGGCCTGATCGAGGCCCGCCTGCTCCACGATCCCGACATCGACCCCCGATCCATCGCGGAGGCGCTCCACGTGTCTCCTCGCACGCTTTACCGGGTCTTCGCCGAGGAGGCCGCGCCGTCGGTGATGGCCTACGTCCTCGGGCGGCGCCTCGAGCGCGCCCGGGCCGAGCTCCTCTCCACGCGCCTGACCGTGTCCGAGCTGGCCGGCCGCTGGCACTTCGCCGACGGCAGCCACTTCGCCAAGGCGTACAAGAGGCGGTTCGGCGAGACACCGACCGCCAGTCGCCGGTCGTGAGCCGCTACGCGTCCTCGCCGACGTAGACCCAGTCGCCGCGCCGCAGCTCGAACGTGCTTCGCTCGCGCCGCTCGCCGGCGACCCCGTCGCGCGTGTACGACGCCACGAACTCCACCCAGTCCTCGCCGGAGTCGACGATCTCCAGGCCGGTCCACGTCAGCGCCGGGTCCGGCTCGATGGCGTCCGGGCGGGTGCGCGGGTGCCACGTCCGGAAGACGTAGTCGAGGTCGTCGACGGCGTAGGCCGCGTAGCGTGCGCGCATCAGCTCCACGGCGGACACCGCGGTGGCCGAGCCGCGGTGCAGGCGGCCGCAGCAGGCGTCGTACGTCGCGCCGCTGCCGCAGGGGCACGTCTGCTGCAGGCTCATGGACGGCACCCTAGGCCAGCGCCCAGAGGCCTTGGACCCGGCACCGGGATTGCGCAGGTGGTTAGGTTTGAGGTGTGACTTCCACTACGGCTCCGACCATCTCCACCGTCGGCGAGCTGCGCGCGTCCGGCCATGTCGCCAAGACGCTGCGCACCGAGATCCGCGACAACCTCCTCGCCGCCCTCGCCGAGGGCCGCGACCCGTGGCCGGGCCTGCACGGCTTCGAGACCACGGTCATCCCGCAGCTCGAGCGGGCGCTCATCGCCGGCCACGACGTGGTGCTGCTCGGCGAGCGCGGCCAGGGCAAGACCCGGATCCTGCGTACGCTCGCGGGCCTCCTGGACGAGTGGACGCCGGTCATCTCCGGCTCGGAGCTGGGCGAGCACCCCTACGAGCCGATCACGCACGCCTCCCAGGCGGCGGCGGCGAGCTACGGCGACGACCTGCGCATCTCGTGGCGCCATCGCAGCGAGCGGTACGCCGAGAAGCTGGCCACGCCGGACACCTCGGTCGCCGACCTCATCGGCGACGTCGACCCGATGAAGGTGGCGGAGGGCCGCTCGCTCGGCGACGTCGAGACCATCCACTTCGGCCTGATCCCGCGCAGCCACCGCGGCATCGTCGCGATCAACGAGCTCCCCGACCTCGCCGAGCGCATCCAGGTCGCGATGCTCAACGTGATGGAGGAGCGCGACATCCAGATCCGCGGCTACGTCCTGCGGCTGCCGCTCGACGTCCTGGTCGTGGCCAGCGCCAACCCCGAGGACTACACCAACCGCGGCCGGATCATCACCCCGCTCAAGGACCGGTTCGGCGCCGAGATCCGCACCCACTACCCGAACGAGCTCGACGCCGAGATCGCGGTGATCCGGCAGGAGGCCGACCTCGTCGCCGAGGTCCCGGACTACCTGGTCGAGATCCTGGCCCGCTTCACCCGCAACCTGCGCGAGTCGTCCTCGGTCGACCAGCGCAGCGGCGTCTCGGCCCGCTTCGCGATCGCCGGCGCCGAGACCATCGCTGCCGCGGCGATCCACCGCGCCACCGTCCGGGGCGAGGACGCGGCCGTGGCCCGCGTCGTCGACCTGGAGACCGCGGTCGACGTCCTGGGCGGCAAGATCGAGTTCGAGTCGGGCGAGGAGGGCCGCGAGGACGAGATCCTGACGCACCTGCTGCGCACCGCCACCGCCGAGACCGTCCGGGCCCACTTCCGCGGCCTCGACCTCGGGCTGCTGGTCGACGCGATCGAGTCCGGCGCGATGGTCACCACGGGCGAGCAGGTCACCGCCCGCGACTTCCTGACCGGGCTGCCGGTGCTGGGGGAGTCGGAGCTCTACGACGACATCTGCGACCGGCTCGACGCCACCAACGACGGCCAGCGCGCCGGCGCTATCGAGCTCGCCCTCGAGGGCCTCTACCTCGCCCGCAGGATCGGCAAGGACTCCGACGGATCCGAGACCGTCTATGGCTAGGTCCCGCGCCAGCCGCTTCCGGCGCTACGACGGCGGCGACCCGCTCGCGCCGCCGGTCGACCTCGCCGAGGCGCTCGACGCCATCGGCGAGGACGTGATGGCCGGCTACAGCCCTGAGCGGGCCATGCGGGAGTTCCTGCGCCGCGGTGGCAAGGACCAGCAGGGCCTGGACGACCTGGCCCGGCGCGTGGCCGAGAGGCGCCGCGACCTGCTCCAGCGTCACAACCTGGACGGCACCCTGCAGGAGGTCAAGGAGCTCCTCGACCACGCCGTGCTCGAGGAGCGCAAGCAGCTCGCCCGGGACGCGATGATGGACGACGCCGAGCGGGCCTTCGCCGAGATGCGCCTGGAGAACCTCCCCGACTCCACCTCCGCGGCGGTCAGCGAGCTCTCCGACTACCAGTGGCAGAGCCGCGAGGCCCGCGAGGACTACGAGAAGATCAAGGACCTGCTCGGCCGCGAGATGCTCGACCAGCGCTTCGCCGGGATGAAGCAGGCCCTCGAGAACGCCACCGACGAGGACCGCGCCGCGGTCAACGAGATGCTGCAGGACCTCAACGGCCTGCTGGAGAAGCACCACCGCGGCGAGGACACCACCGCGGACTTCGACGAGTTCATGGACAAGCACGGGGACTTCTTCCCGGAGAACCCGCAGAACATCGACGAGCTCCTCGACGCCCTCGCCCAGCGGGCCGCCGCCGCCCAGCGGATGCGCAACTCGATGACCCAGGAGCAGCGCGACGAGCTCGACGCGCTGGCGGCGCAGGCGTTCGGCTCGCCCGAGCTCATGCAGTCGCT includes the following:
- a CDS encoding tryptophan synthase subunit alpha, yielding MTNLGVVEAIRAAGDTGRLALAVYLVHGFPSRSRSERAFDLLRERRVDVVECGLPVARWRDSPVSRTIREAHDESAGLGLSDTALLRFYAQFRPNLLIHIADGGRDAAAFAGEELGTAIDAVMTDDVRVEHAVRSGVGPRPGLVRFVSALSGDLGDELRSVEAPALIYLGVADRTGGTMLPTAVIRSAVEGIKRHAPDSTVLCGFGIRSAGDVARIRGVAGVDGVAIGTEAMRQLARGLDSFERWLTEVHEACARPRA
- a CDS encoding FAD-dependent oxidoreductase: MTESPLPLFEEIVRVSPPGDPHGDLSVLLDTACVIGGSIAGLLAARVLSDHARRVVVIEADEPLAPGGSRPGVPQDQQVHTLLPAGHLWLERWAPGITEEAQSRGASLVGPDQAVTAFDGVRQAPDGAGHHLLAIGRPLLEALIRDRVTSLPHVSVVRGRATGLQYVDDAVSAVEYAPAAEGGRGDGSTEVLEADFVVDAMGRSSRLSSWLRASGYTEPQLERLEAPINYATALFERPVTLAELATAGALGLFSPEYPSGGVSVAAANAIEDQQWLVMLMGYGASRPGRTIEEFRAACAGLPGVFSEATAGALTRDVVTYHQAESRRRHFTQASHFPARLVSVGDAVASFNPIYGQGMSSAALHASCLALYLGGEPDLGTAARRFFELQGVVVDAAWAVSAGGDAARLDAEKGTEVPDDVRQQRWAMEQITAATLLDGEVTRAFNDVTYMLRHPATLADPAVLARAVAATSRRP
- a CDS encoding sigma 54-interacting transcriptional regulator, with amino-acid sequence MTSTTAPTISTVGELRASGHVAKTLRTEIRDNLLAALAEGRDPWPGLHGFETTVIPQLERALIAGHDVVLLGERGQGKTRILRTLAGLLDEWTPVISGSELGEHPYEPITHASQAAAASYGDDLRISWRHRSERYAEKLATPDTSVADLIGDVDPMKVAEGRSLGDVETIHFGLIPRSHRGIVAINELPDLAERIQVAMLNVMEERDIQIRGYVLRLPLDVLVVASANPEDYTNRGRIITPLKDRFGAEIRTHYPNELDAEIAVIRQEADLVAEVPDYLVEILARFTRNLRESSSVDQRSGVSARFAIAGAETIAAAAIHRATVRGEDAAVARVVDLETAVDVLGGKIEFESGEEGREDEILTHLLRTATAETVRAHFRGLDLGLLVDAIESGAMVTTGEQVTARDFLTGLPVLGESELYDDICDRLDATNDGQRAGAIELALEGLYLARRIGKDSDGSETVYG
- a CDS encoding YchJ family protein; translated protein: MSLQQTCPCGSGATYDACCGRLHRGSATAVSAVELMRARYAAYAVDDLDYVFRTWHPRTRPDAIEPDPALTWTGLEIVDSGEDWVEFVASYTRDGVAGERRERSTFELRRGDWVYVGEDA
- a CDS encoding AraC family transcriptional regulator, whose amino-acid sequence is MDRAEGIVGWRVGGASRPVLDITVPYADERRNQALLREWRRQAGASFPVPPLRLPRRSEGSYRVRIRAYELLDLPVQDQYSDAVAGSTGGEGGHYGDEVVTHVTLSGEWRFASRGQESRVGAGMLAVRRNERPWDFEVARGTRAIAVVLPASAVRFPAGTDLVATDQAAPAARLLLAQLRLFAEVSGDLGLAATTAARDATVELFQGLVNDQVNDDASFAPALLEAAKGLIEARLLHDPDIDPRSIAEALHVSPRTLYRVFAEEAAPSVMAYVLGRRLERARAELLSTRLTVSELAGRWHFADGSHFAKAYKRRFGETPTASRRS